In Falco biarmicus isolate bFalBia1 chromosome 5, bFalBia1.pri, whole genome shotgun sequence, a single genomic region encodes these proteins:
- the LOC130150790 gene encoding zinc finger protein 239-like has translation MSENEGDLQPDGLQAAEPPGAISDFFMREASLPSCDGAASHPRPDFFPPEPEPEKTSRCGFRKRKETVVHQRAFMGEKPYICIECGQSFNRSSDLIRHQRIHTGEKPYMCADCGKSFSRRSHLIQHQRVHTGERPYQCKDCGKSFSQSTHLVQHQRNHTGERPYVCAKCGRNFYQNSGLLRHANFHTGEKPYKCPQCGKRFSDSSNLIAHQRLHTGEKPYKCADCNKCFSESSKLVIHRRVHTGEKPYLCPDCGKSFSQRSHLVQHRRTHTGEKPYKCAECGTCFSDNSTLIRHRRTHTGEKPFKCSHCGKSFSRNSYLVSHQRVHVW, from the coding sequence AAGCTGCGACGGGGCAGCATCCCATCCAAGGCCAGACTTTTTCCCCCCAGAGCCGGAGCCGGAGAAAACTTCTCGCTGCGGCTTCCGGAAGCGTAAGGAGACGGTGGTGCACCAGCGAGCATTCATGGGAGAGAAGCCCTACATCTGCATCGAGTGCGGGCAGAGCTTCAACCGCAGCTCCGACCTGATCCGGCACCAGAGGATCCACACTGGGGAGAAGCCGTACATGTGTGCTGACTGTGGCAAGAGCTTCAGCCGCCGCTCCCACCTTATCCAGCACCAGCGTGTCCACACGGGCGAGCGGCCATACCAATGTAAGGACTGCGGGAAGAGCTTCAGCCAGAGCACACACCTGGTGCAGCACCAGCGCAACCACACTGGCGAGAGGCCTTATGTCTGCGCCAAGTGTGGAAGGAACTTCTACCAGAACTCAGGCCTGCTCCGCCACGCAAACTTTCACACAGGCGAGAAACCCTACAAGTGCCCCCAGTGCGGGAAGCGCTTCAGCGACAGCTCCAACCTCATTGCCCACCAGCGGCTCCACACGGGTGAGAAGCCCTACAAGTGTGCTGACTGCAACAAGTGCTTCAGTGAGAGCTCGAAGCTGGTCATTCACCGGCGTGTCCACACAGGTGAGAAGCCATACTTGTGCCCTGACTGCGGGAAGAGTTTCAGCCAGCGCTCGCACCTTGTCCAGCACCGTCGCACCCACACTGGAGAGAAGCCCTACAAGTGTGCCGAGTGTGGGACCTGCTTCAGTGACAACTCTACCCTCATACGTCATCGTCGTACCCACACTGGGGAGAAACCTTTCAAGTGCTCCCACTGTGGGAAGAGCTTCAGTCGTAACTCTTACTTAGTCTCACACCAGCGGGTGCATGTGTGGTAG